One genomic segment of Arachis duranensis cultivar V14167 chromosome 4, aradu.V14167.gnm2.J7QH, whole genome shotgun sequence includes these proteins:
- the LOC107486774 gene encoding uncharacterized protein LOC107486774 — translation MSTISKSNFSQGNSNSLVQSSPIPEAYSLQFDDYPGLVLVSQPLQEDNYASWYRLMRLAFSDKRKIGFIDGSLQKPYPIVHPVLVESWQCTNDIVTTWLLNSISKDIATSVIYAGSTAFFWQDLKTRFSQSNAPRIFELKRSLMSLTQGSLFVSQYFTKLKILW, via the coding sequence ATGTCCACAATCTCTAAATCGAATTTCTCTCAAGGCAACTCGAACTCTCTGGTACAGTCTTCGCCAATTCCCGAGGCTTATTCGCTTCAGTTCGACGATTATCCAGGACTTGTGCTTGTTTCTCAACCGCTCCAAGAAGATAATTATGCTTCATGGTACAGATTGATGCGTCTTGCgtttagtgacaaacgcaagaTTGGCTTCATTGATGGTTCTTTGCAGAAACCATATCCAATTGTTCATCCAGTGCTCGTAGAATCTTGGCAATGCACCAACGACATCGTCACGACGTGGTTGCTAAACTCGATCTCCAAGGACATTGCTACGAGCGTGATCTATGCGGGTTCAACCGCTTTCTTTTGGCAGGACCTGAAGACTCGTTTCTCTCAAAGCAATGCACCTCGCATCTTTGAGCTGAAACGATCTCTCATGTCACTGACCCAAGGCTCTCTCTTTGTTTCACAATACTTCACGAAGTTGAAGATCCTTTGGTAA